Proteins encoded by one window of Channa argus isolate prfri chromosome 13, Channa argus male v1.0, whole genome shotgun sequence:
- the ren gene encoding renin, giving the protein MALLTNVMMYLVALSLTVTTSCALRRITLKKMPSIRQTLQEMGVSVEQVLTELGQKSTGDANNGTVPTPLTNYLDTQYFGEISIGFPGQMFNVVFDTGSANLWVPSQSCSPFSTACFTHNRYDASKSQTYIENGTGFSIQYAAGNVRGFLSEDVVVVGGIPVVQVFAEATSLSAIPFIFAKFDGVLGMGYPNMAIDGITPVFDRIMSQRVLKEEVFSIYYSRDPKRSPGGELVLGGTDPNYYTGSFNYIETRELGKWEVIMRGVSVGREMMFCAEGCTAVIDSGSSYITGPASSISVLMKTIGAQLDESGYKVNCDTVKALPSVTFHMGGQEYSLTQEDYILRQPHTQGDVCIVTFRGLDLPPPTGPIWILGANFIARYYTEFDRRSNRIGFATAV; this is encoded by the exons ATGGCACTACTGACAAATGTTATGATGTATTTGGTTGCTCTATCGTTGACAGTGACCACAAGCTGTGCCTTAAGAAG AATCACTCTGAAGAAGATGCCATCTATAAGACAGACTCTACAGGAGATGGGGGTTTCTGTAGAGCAGGTGTTGACTGAGCTTGGCCAGAAGAGCACAGGTGACGCCAACAACGGGACTGTTCCCACACCACTGACCAACTACTTGGAT ACACAATACTTTGGGGAAATCAGTATTGGCTTTCCGGGCCAGATGTTCAACGTTGTGTTTGATACGGGTTCGGCCAACCTGTGGGTGCCGTCGCAAAGCTGCTCACCTTTCTCCACAGCATGCT TTACTCACAACAGGTACGATGCCTCAAAATCCCAGACCTATATTGAGAATGGAACTGGGTTTTCCATCCAGTATGCAGCTGGAAATGTCAGGGGATTCCTGAGCGAGGATGTGGTTGTG GTTGGTGGCATTCCTGTGGTGCAGGTGTTTGCTGAAGCCACCTCACTGTCTGCGATACCTTTCATCTTTGCCAAGTTTGATGGAGTCCTGGGCATGGGTTACCCCAATATGGCCATCGATGGTATCACCCCAGTGTTTGATCGCATTATGTCTCAGCGTGTCCTCAAGGAAGAGGTGTTCTCTATTTACTACAGCAG GGACCCAAAACGCTCCCCAGGTGGAGAGCTGGTCCTTGGCGGCACAGACCCAAACTACTACACTGGGAGCTTCAACTATATTGAGACCAGAGAGCTGGGAAAATGGGAAGTTATCATGAGAGG gGTTTCTGTGGGGAGGGAGATGATGTTTTGTGCTGAGGGCTGCACAGCTGTGATCGACTCGGGCTCCTCCTACATCACTGGCCCGGCCTCCTCTATTTCTGTGCTGATGAAAACCATCGGAGCACAGCTGGATGAAAGTGGA TACAAAGTCAACTGTGACACAGTCAAGGCATTGCCCAGCGTCACTTTCCACATGGGTGGCCAGGAGTACTCACTCACTCAGGAGGATTATATCTTAAGG CAACCACACACCCAAGGGGATGTCTGCATTGTCACCTTCAGAGGCTTGGATCTGCCACCACCTACAGGTCCCATCTGGATTTTGGGAGCCAACTTCATTGCCCGCTACTACACAGAATTTGACCGTCGCAGTAATCGGATAGGGTTTGCTACAGCAGTCTGA
- the csf1b gene encoding macrophage colony-stimulating factor 1b isoform X2: MTILVSSLIQNKVKVNCLCVLMFLSFSLTMAEVPGPCRHSITREHLLTVRHLMDNQLRSGCSITYTFIERRTLSKCCFVKAALPWILELLATHFKYGRGSVNDGYVQSLRALILNIYSQKCVPQINEEVEDKPESFEMLYRGSPLEALQRVSEVLSVYWELVTTSDTPVDWQCQHEYTETFSSTTELYTDSPTPLFTESYGRKSMTASQRRSARDLYKLGFIIASVCGGLLFMLTIYCLITQKKTHNPHRSYTNTRDLQDMEMDQQ; the protein is encoded by the exons ATGACCATCCTTGTGTCTTCCCTTATTCAGAACAAAGTCAAG gtaaactgtctgtgtgtgcttatgTTCCTGAGCTTCTCTCTGACCATGGCTGAGGTCCCTGGTCCATGCAGACACTCCATCACCAGGGAGCACCTGCTAACAGTTAGGCATCTG ATGGATAACCAGTTGAGAAGTGGGTGTTCAATTACTTACACATTCATAGAACGGAGAACTTTG AGCAAATGTTGCTTTGTAAAAGCTGCTTTACCCTGGATTCTGGAACTCCTCGCCACTCACTTTAAATATGGTCGGGGTTCAGTCAATGATGGTTACGTTCAATCCCTGAGAGCGCTCATCCTTAACATATATTCCCAGAAGTGTGTGCCACAGATTAACGAAGAGGTTGAG GATAAACCAGAAAGTTTTGAGATGCTCTACAGAGGATCTCCTTTAGAGGCGCTGCAGAGGGTTTCAGAAGTGCTGTCTGTTTACTGGGAGCTGGTGACAACAAGTGACACACCAGTCGACTGGCAATGTCAGCACGAATACACTGAAACCTTCAGTTCTACCACAGAGCTATATACAGATTCACCCACACCTCTTTTTACAG AGAGTTATGGTAGGAAGTCAATGACAgcctctcagagaagatcagcCAGAGACTTATACAAGCTGGGCTTCATCATCGCCTCGGTCTGCGGAGGACTACTGTTCATGCTTACCATCTACTGTCTTATCACACAAAAG AAGACACATAACCCTCACAgatcatacacaaacacaag AGACCTGCAGGATATGGAGATGGACCAACAATAG
- the csf1b gene encoding macrophage colony-stimulating factor 1b isoform X1 yields the protein MTILVSSLIQNKVKLQVNCLCVLMFLSFSLTMAEVPGPCRHSITREHLLTVRHLMDNQLRSGCSITYTFIERRTLSKCCFVKAALPWILELLATHFKYGRGSVNDGYVQSLRALILNIYSQKCVPQINEEVEDKPESFEMLYRGSPLEALQRVSEVLSVYWELVTTSDTPVDWQCQHEYTETFSSTTELYTDSPTPLFTESYGRKSMTASQRRSARDLYKLGFIIASVCGGLLFMLTIYCLITQKKTHNPHRSYTNTRDLQDMEMDQQ from the exons ATGACCATCCTTGTGTCTTCCCTTATTCAGAACAAAGTCAAG TTGCAGgtaaactgtctgtgtgtgcttatgTTCCTGAGCTTCTCTCTGACCATGGCTGAGGTCCCTGGTCCATGCAGACACTCCATCACCAGGGAGCACCTGCTAACAGTTAGGCATCTG ATGGATAACCAGTTGAGAAGTGGGTGTTCAATTACTTACACATTCATAGAACGGAGAACTTTG AGCAAATGTTGCTTTGTAAAAGCTGCTTTACCCTGGATTCTGGAACTCCTCGCCACTCACTTTAAATATGGTCGGGGTTCAGTCAATGATGGTTACGTTCAATCCCTGAGAGCGCTCATCCTTAACATATATTCCCAGAAGTGTGTGCCACAGATTAACGAAGAGGTTGAG GATAAACCAGAAAGTTTTGAGATGCTCTACAGAGGATCTCCTTTAGAGGCGCTGCAGAGGGTTTCAGAAGTGCTGTCTGTTTACTGGGAGCTGGTGACAACAAGTGACACACCAGTCGACTGGCAATGTCAGCACGAATACACTGAAACCTTCAGTTCTACCACAGAGCTATATACAGATTCACCCACACCTCTTTTTACAG AGAGTTATGGTAGGAAGTCAATGACAgcctctcagagaagatcagcCAGAGACTTATACAAGCTGGGCTTCATCATCGCCTCGGTCTGCGGAGGACTACTGTTCATGCTTACCATCTACTGTCTTATCACACAAAAG AAGACACATAACCCTCACAgatcatacacaaacacaag AGACCTGCAGGATATGGAGATGGACCAACAATAG
- the csf1b gene encoding macrophage colony-stimulating factor 1b isoform X3 yields the protein MFLSFSLTMAEVPGPCRHSITREHLLTVRHLMDNQLRSGCSITYTFIERRTLSKCCFVKAALPWILELLATHFKYGRGSVNDGYVQSLRALILNIYSQKCVPQINEEVEDKPESFEMLYRGSPLEALQRVSEVLSVYWELVTTSDTPVDWQCQHEYTETFSSTTELYTDSPTPLFTESYGRKSMTASQRRSARDLYKLGFIIASVCGGLLFMLTIYCLITQKKTHNPHRSYTNTRDLQDMEMDQQ from the exons atgTTCCTGAGCTTCTCTCTGACCATGGCTGAGGTCCCTGGTCCATGCAGACACTCCATCACCAGGGAGCACCTGCTAACAGTTAGGCATCTG ATGGATAACCAGTTGAGAAGTGGGTGTTCAATTACTTACACATTCATAGAACGGAGAACTTTG AGCAAATGTTGCTTTGTAAAAGCTGCTTTACCCTGGATTCTGGAACTCCTCGCCACTCACTTTAAATATGGTCGGGGTTCAGTCAATGATGGTTACGTTCAATCCCTGAGAGCGCTCATCCTTAACATATATTCCCAGAAGTGTGTGCCACAGATTAACGAAGAGGTTGAG GATAAACCAGAAAGTTTTGAGATGCTCTACAGAGGATCTCCTTTAGAGGCGCTGCAGAGGGTTTCAGAAGTGCTGTCTGTTTACTGGGAGCTGGTGACAACAAGTGACACACCAGTCGACTGGCAATGTCAGCACGAATACACTGAAACCTTCAGTTCTACCACAGAGCTATATACAGATTCACCCACACCTCTTTTTACAG AGAGTTATGGTAGGAAGTCAATGACAgcctctcagagaagatcagcCAGAGACTTATACAAGCTGGGCTTCATCATCGCCTCGGTCTGCGGAGGACTACTGTTCATGCTTACCATCTACTGTCTTATCACACAAAAG AAGACACATAACCCTCACAgatcatacacaaacacaag AGACCTGCAGGATATGGAGATGGACCAACAATAG
- the fmodb gene encoding fibromodulin: MSKEGCHQGTVTMWTVGLLLIMGTVDLSFSQHHSQFQWLSHLRGRRRHAGWQAEADDCPLECDCPSTYPTAMYCHNRNLQHVPYVPSHIKYVYLQRNQITSIQDGVFDNATNLVWVVLFDNKLHSDKIGKNVFTKLKNLERLFLDHNDLSLVPPNLPKSITDMRLCHNKISKILPNSFEGMVNLTTLNLQANDIEDVGSVFKGLKSLTMLDIRNNKMNKIPNNLPERLQQLYLEFNNIESVPAGFLTMYPQLQFIRLAHNKLTDKGLPAGVFNASTLVELDLSFNKLEKIPVVSSNLENLYLQANKIKEFSLSSFCSTTDMMNFSKLRMLRLDANKISAKDIPAEAAYCLRRVAFIDV, encoded by the exons ATGAGCAAGGAAGGTTGTCATCAGGGAACTG TGACCATGTGGACAGTGGGTCTTCTCCTCATAATGGGAACAGTGGATCTGAGCTTCAGTCAGCATCACAGCCAATTCCAGTGGCTGTCCCATTTGCGAGGGCGCAGGCGGCACGCCGGCTGGCAGGCTGAGGCTGACGACTGTCCCCTAGAGTGTGACTGCCCCTCAACCTACCCCACAGCTATGTACTGTCACAACCGCAACCTTCAGCATGTTCCCTACGTGCCTTCACATATTAAGTACGTCTACCTGCAGCGCAATCAGATCACAAGCATCCAGGATGGAGTGTTTGACAATGCTACTAACTTGGTCTgggttgttttgtttgacaacaAGCTCCACTCCGACAAGATTGGCAAGAACGTCTTCACCAAGCTTAAGAACCTGGAGCGACTTTTCTTGGATCACAATGATCTTAGTCTCGTGCCTCCCAACTTGCCCAAATCCATAACAGACATGCGACTTTGTCACAACAAGATCTCAAAAATCCTGCCTAACTCGTTTGAAGGGATGGTCAACCTCACTACCCTTAATCTTCAAGCGAATGACATAGAGGATGTTGGAAGTGTGTTCAAGGGACTGAAGTCTCTGACCATGCTGGATATAAGAAATAACAAGATGAACAAAATCCCTAACAACCTCCCTGAGAGGCTGCAGCAGCTCTACTTGGAGTTTAACAATATAGAGAGTGTACCGGCTGGCTTTTTGACCATGTATCCTCAACTGCAGTTCATCCGGTTGGCTCACAACAAGCTGACTGATAAAGGACTTCCAGCCGGTGTCTTCAATGCCAGCACGCTAGTTGAGCTTGACCTATCCTTCAATAAACTGGAGAAGATCCCCGTTGTCAGTAGCAACTTGGAAAACCTTTATTTGCAAGCCAATAAGATCAAAG AGTTCTCCCTGAGCAGTTTTTGCAGCACAACTGACATGATGAACTTCTCCAAGCTGAGAATGCTGCGTCTGGATGCCAATAAGATCAGTGCCAAAGACATTCCTGCTGAAGCTGCCTACTGTTTGCGGCGTGTTGCCTTTATTGATGTGTAG